One window of Oreochromis niloticus isolate F11D_XX linkage group LG23, O_niloticus_UMD_NMBU, whole genome shotgun sequence genomic DNA carries:
- the kif1aa gene encoding kinesin-like protein KIF1A isoform X2, translated as MAGASVKVAVRVRPFNSREIEKDSKLIIQMSGNTTTIINPKQAKDNKSFNFDYSYWSHTSPEDVNYASQKQVYKDIGEEMLLHAFEGYNVCIFAYGQTGAGKSYTMMGKQDVKDQQGIIPLLCEDLFTKINYNTDNSMSYSVEVSYMEIYCERVRDLLNPKNKGHLRVREHPLMGPYVEDLSKLAVTSYNDIQDLMDSGNKARTVAATNMNETSSRSHAVFNIIFTQKRHDTEMDNTTEKVSKISLVDLAGSERADSTGAKGTRLKEGANINKSLTTLGKVISALAEVDSGPNKNKKKKKAESFIPYRDSVLTWLLRENLGGNSRTAMVAALSPADINYDETLSTLRYADRAKQIRCNAVINEDPNNRLVRELKEEVSRLKELLLSQGLGDIIETYRASGADIEGLKYISDYKNNNNKGQAVNQKDDLSTVTNAMTGMSPSPSLSALSSRAGSIASLHDRIMFSPGSGEAIERLKETEKIIAELNETWEEKLRRTEAIRMEREALLAEMGVAMREDGGTVGVFSPKKTPHLVNLNEDPLMSECLLYYIKDGITRVGRLDASSRQDIVLSGHFIKDEHCTFTSSTGPMGETVVLEPCEGAETYVNGKRVTEPTVLKSGNRIILGKSHVFRFNHPVQARADREKNPCAETPVEPVDWAFAQRELLEKQGIDMKQEMEQRLQELEDQYRKEREEASNLLEQQRLDYESKLEALRKQVDRYNPEGPEEEEEPEEEVQWTERERELAVWSFRKWRCYQFTSLRDLLWGNAIFLKEANAISVELKKKVQFQFVLLTDTLYSPLPPDLLPAEATKDREKRQFPRTIVAVEVQDQKNGATHYWTLEKLRQRLDLMREMYDRAADVPNSTVEECENVMTGGDPFYDRFPWFRLVGRNPIFNTCMSERMSDPTPSPTLSTSEITELADSQREGRGEEEELEDLDDLDDDIFLDDPSSELGVEDDDDDDDDDDDDERELCRGSSEGLDPFYDRSPLFSVVGRAFVYLSNLLYPVPLVHRVAIVSEKGEVKGFLRVAVQAISGSLCFPPADEEAPDYGSGVRQSGTAKISFEDQQYEKFQSESCSVGLSRTGISQEELRIVEGEGQNAEMGPSADEVNNNTCAAGSDEVENPLKAGLDGALDTTLEHLRIGNIFTFRVTVLQASSISAEYADIFCQFNFIHRHDEAFSTEPLKNTGRGPPLGFYHVQNIAVEVTRSFVDYIKTQPIVFEVFGHYQKQPFLPLCKDVMSPLRPCRRQFPRVMPLSKPVPATKLTAMTRPQAGPRHCKYDLMVFFEICELEANGDYIPAVVDHRGGMPCHGTFLLHQGLQRRITVTIVHESGNDIEWKEVRELVVGRLRNTPESDETIIDPNILSLNILSVGYVRPLHDDSISVGVDHRTFFRFEAAWDSSMHNSLLLNRVTPYGEKIYMTLSAYLEMENCTQPAVITKDICMVFYSRDTKLSASRSIRNLFGTGSLRAADGNRVTGVYEVSLCHQADAGSPGMQRRRRRVLDTSVAYVRGEENLAGWRPRSDSLILDHQWELEKLSLLQDVEKTKHYLLLREKLESTLLMGQETLQSCVTDELNESPQPAEMDPEVSCTEITTERQRELAAKCLRLLTHSFNREYSHVCVSASESKISEMSITTLRESTSISALNTITPSSTCPSLVEGCYSNAELRPPVPRSRVVSPGPDAPQDVEAKKSINGASETKPQIRKFVPDIQEIRVSPIVSKKGYLHFLEPHTNGWVKRYVVVRRPYVYIYNTERDAVERAILNLSSAQVEYSEDQQAMLKTPNTFAVCTEHRGILLQATNDKDMHDWLYAFNPLLAGTIRSKLSRRRAGQMRM; from the exons ATGGCAGGGGCCTCTGTGAAGGTGGCGGTGCGGGTCCGCCCCTTCAATTCTAGGGAGATTGAGAAAGATAGCAAATTGATCATTCAGATGTCTGGAAACACCACTA CCATCATCAACCCCAAGCAGGCCAAAGACAACAAGAGCTTCAACTTTGATTACTCCTACTGGTCTCACACTTCG CCCGAAGATGTCAATTATGCATCTCAGAAGCAAGTGTACAAAGACATCGGAGAGGAAATGTTGCTTCATGCCTTTGAAGGCTACAACGTCTGCATCTTTGCATATGGTCAGACGGGTGCTGGCAAGTCCTACACCATGATGGGGAAACAGGATGTGAAGGATCAGCAAGGAATTATTCCCCTG CTATGTGAAGACCTTTTTACAAAGATCAATTATAATACAGACAACAGCATGTCCTATTCTGTAGAG GTAAGCTACATGGAAATCTACTGTGAGCGTGTGCGGGACTTgctgaacccaaaaaacaaagggCACCTGCGTGTGCGAGAGCATCCTCTAATGGGACCTTATGTGGAGGACCTGTCCAAGCTGGCTGTCACCTCCTACAATGACATCCAGGACCTGATGGATTCTGGCAACAAGGCTAG GACTGTGGCTGCCACCAACATGAATGAGACAAGCAGTCGCTCGCACGCCGTCTTCAACATCATATTCACCCAGAAACGCCACGACACAGAGATGGATAACACCACCGAGAAG GTCAGTAAAATCAGTTTGGTGGATTTGGCTGGCAGTGAGAGGGCCGATTCTACCGGAGCCAAAGGGACCAGGCTAAAG GAAGGAGCAAATATCAACAAATCTCTAACCACGCTGGGGAAAGTCATCTCTGCTTTGGCAGAAGTG GACTCTGGGCCGAATAAG aataaaaagaagaaaaaggcagAAAGCTTCATTCCATACCGAGATTCAGTTTTGACTTGGCTACTGAGAGAAAATTTGG GGGGAAATTCTCGAACTGCGATGGTTGCTGCTCTGAGTCCAGCTGATATCAACTACGATGAGACCCTCAGCACGCTCAG GTATGCTGACCGTGCCAAACAGATTCGCTGTAACGCTGTCATCAACGAGGATCCCAACAACCGATTGGTGCGTGAGCTGAAAGAGGAGGTGTCTCGCCTGAAAGAGCTCCTCCTTTCTCAGGGCCTGGGTGACATCATTGAGA CATATCGAGCGTCTGGTGCTGATATCGAGGGtttgaaat ACATATCCGATTACaagaacaataacaataaaggcCAAGCTGTGAATCAAAAGGATGATCTCTCCACAGTGACCAATGCCATGACGGGGATGAGcccctctccatctctctcagCCTTGTCCAGTCGGGCCGGATCTATTGCCAGTCTGCACGATCGCATCATGTTCAGCCCAGGCAGCGGGGAGGCCATCGAGAGGCTGAAG gaaacagagaaaatcatCGCTGAGCTCAATGAGACCTGGGAAGAGAAACTTCGCAGAACAGAAGCCATTAGAATGGAAAG AGAGGCCCTGCTGGCCGAAATGGGTGTAGCAATGCGAGAAGATGGCGGAACAGTTGGTGTGTTCTCTCCAAAGAAG ACGCCTCATTTGGTGAACCTCAACGAGGACCCTCTGATGTCTGAGTGCCTGCTGTACTACATCAAAGACGGGATCACCAG GGTCGGTCGTTTAGATGCCAGCAGTCGTCAGGATATAGTCCTCAGTGGTCACTTCATAAAAGACGAGCACTGCACCTTCACTAGTTCTACTGGCCCAATGGGAGAAA CAGTTGTCCTTGAGCCTTGTGAAGGAGCTGAGACATACGTTAATGGAAAGAGGGTGACAGAACCCACTGTTCTGAAATCAG GAAATCGCATCATCCTGGGGAAGAGCCACGTCTTCCGGTTTAACCACCCTGTACAGGCCCGGGCTGACAGGGAGAAGAACCCATGTGCCGAAACCCCTGTTGAGCCGGTGGACTGGGCCTTCGCTCAGAGGGAGCTGTTGGAGAAACAGGGCATTGACATGAAGCAAGAAATGGAACAGAG gCTGCAGGAGCTGGAAGATCAGTATCgcaaagaaagagaagaggcCAGCAACCTTCTAGAGCAGCAAAGACTG GATTATGAAAGCAAGCTGGAGGCTCTTCGGAAGCAAGTGGACCGTTATAACCCAGAAGGCcctgaagaagaggaggaaccgGAAGAAGAAG TGCAGTGGAcggagagggaaagagagctGGCTGTGTGGAGTTTCCGTAAATGGCGATGCTACCAGTTCACCTCGCTGCGTGATCTCTTATGGGGAAACGCCATCTTCCTGAAGGAGGCTAATGCGATCAGTGTCGAACTTAAGAAGAAG GTGCAGTTCCAGTTCGTGTTGCTGACAGACACTCTTTACTCCCCCCTGCCTCCTGACCTGTTGCCCGCAGAGGCAACTAAAGACAGAGAGAAGCGACAATTCCCACGTACTATCGTGGCGGTGGAGGTGCAAGATCAGAAGAATGGAGCAACTCACTATTGGACATTAGAAAAACTCAG GCAGAGGCTAGATCTGATGAGAGAAATGTATGATCGTGCTGCTGATGTGCCCAACAGTACTGTGGAGGAATGTGAAAATGTGATGACGGGAGGTGACCCCTTTTACGATCGCTTCCCCTGGTTCCGCCTGGTTGGCAG AAATCCCATTTTCAACACATGCATGAGCGAGCGCATGAGTGACCCCACCCCATCCCCGACCCTTTCCACCTCTGAAATTACTGAGCTGGCTGACTCGCAGCGGGAGGGTCgcggggaggaggaggagttggaggaTTTGGACGACCTGGACGATGATATCTTTTTGGACGACCCGAGCTCCGAGCTCGGGGtagaggatgatgatgatgatgatgatgatgatgatgatgatgagagagAGCTCTGCCGAGGCTCCAGCGAAGGCCTGGATCCCTTTTACGACCGCTCACCATTATTCAGTGTAGTGGGAAG GGCTTTTGTTTATCTGAGTAATCTGCTGTACCCTGTTCCTCTCGTCCATCGCGTGGCCATTGTCAGTGAGAAGGGAGAGGTAAAGGGCTTCCTTAGGGTGGCAGTACAGGCCATATCAG GTTCTCTGTGTTTCCCTCCAGCTGATGAGGAGGCTCCCGACTACGGCTCGGGAGTGAGGCAGTCGGGCACTGCCAAAATCTCCTTTGAGGATCAGCAGTATGAAAAG TTCCAGTCAGAGTCCTGCTCTGTAGGACTGTCCCGCACTGGGATTTCTCAGGAGGAGCTTCGGATCGTGGAGGGAGAAGGGCAGAACGCAGAAATGGGGCCGTCAGCTGACGAAGTCAACAACAACACATGTGCGG CTGGATCAGATGAGGTGGAGAATCCACTGAAGGCTGGTCTGGATGGAGCACTCGATACGACTCTGGAACATCTCAGGATCGGTAATATTTTTACCTTCAGAGTGACTGTCCTGCAGGCCTCCAGCATCTCTGCGGAATATGCCGACATCTTCTGCCAGTTCAA CTTCATCCACCGCCATGATGAGGCCTTCTCCACTGAACCCCTAAAAAACACAGGCCGCGGCCCTCCTCTCGGTTTCTACCATGTGCAGAAC attGCTGTTGAGGTTACTAGATCATTCGTGGACTACATCAAGACTCAGCCAATTGTGTTTGAAGTCTTTGGCCACTACCAGAAGCagccttttcttcctctttgtaaAGATGTCATGAG TCCACTACGCCCCTGCAGGAGACAGTTTCCACGAGTGATGCCTCTCTCCAAACCAG TACCTGCCACCAAACTGACGGCCATGACCCGTCCACAGGCAGGACCCCGTCACTGTAAATATGACCTCATGGTTTTCTTCGAGATCTGCGAGCTGGAGGCGAACGGGGA CTACATCCCTGCAGTAGTGGACCACAGAGGAGGAATGCCCTGCCATGGCACATTTCTTCTGCACCAG GGCCTCCAGAGGAGAATCACTGTTACTATTGTACATGAATCTGGAAATGACATAGAATGGAAGGAAGTCCGTGAGCTTGTTGTGG GACGTCTGCGCAACACGCCCGAATCTGATGAGACCATCATTGATCCTAATATTCTGTCTCTCAACATTTTATCTGTTGGATATGTCAGGCCCCTGCACGATGACAG CATTTCCGTGGGAGTTGACCATAG AACTTTCTTCCGGTTTGAGGCTGCTTGGGATAGCTCAATGCACAACTCCCTGCTCCTAAACCGAGTCACTCCATACGGGGAGAAGATCTATATGACCCTCTCAGCCTACTTGGAG ATGGAGAACTGCACGCAGCCTGCAGTTATTACCAAAGATATCTGCATGGTATTTTACTCTCGGGACACAAAGCTCTCAGCTTCCCGATCAATCCGTAACCTTTTCGGTACTGGTAGCCTAAGAGCTGCAGATGG AAACCGTGTAACTGGAGTTTATGAGGTCAGCCTGTGTCACCAGGCAGATGCAGGAAGCCCTG GAATGCAAAGGAGACGCAGGCGGGTGCTGGACACCTCTGTGGCCTACGTCCGTGGGGAAGAGAACCTGGCTGGATGGAGGCCACGTAGTGACAGCCTCATTCTGGACCACCAGTGGGAGCTGGAGAAACTCAGCCTCCTCCAAGAT gtggagaaaaccaaacattaccTCCTTCTGAGGGAGAAACTAGAGTCCACGCTGCTCATGGGCCAGGAGACTCTTCAATCCTGTGTCACCGATGAGCTGAATGAGTCTCCTCAGCCCGCTGAGATGGACCCGGAGGTCAGCTGCACTGAAATCACCACTGAGAGGCAGAGGGAGCTCGCTGCTAAG TGTTTGCGGCTGCTCACTCACTCCTTCAACAGAGAATACAgccatgtgtgtgtgagcgccAGTGAAAGCAAG ATCTCTGAGATGTCCATCACAACGTTAAGAGAGTCCACTTCAATCTCTGCTCTTAACACAATCACCCCCTCCTCTACATGCCCTTCACTGGTTGAGGGCTGCTACAGCAATGCTGAACTCAG ACCCCCTGTCCCTCGCTCTCGTGTGGTTAGTCCCGGTCCTGATGCACCACAGGACGTAGAGGCCAAGAAGTCCATCAACGGAGCCTCTGAAACTAAACCTCAGATCCGGAAGTTTGTCCCAGATATCCAGGAGATTCGAGTCAG TCCCATCGTGTCGAAGAAGGGTTACTTGCATTTCCTGGAGCCACACACCAATGGATGGGTGAAGCGCTATGTTGTCGTGCGGCGGCCGTACGTCTACATCTACAACACGGAAAGAGACGCAGTGGAGCGAGCTATTCTCAACCTCTCCTCTGCCCAGGTGGAGTACAGCGAGGACCAGCAGGCAATGCTGAAG ACCCCAAACACATTTGCTGTGTGCACAGAACATCGTGGAATATTGCTTCAAGCCACAAATGACAAAGACATGCATGACTGGCTGTATGCTTTTAACCCGCTCCTTGCTGGAACTATCAG GTCAAAGTTGTCGAGAAGACGAGCCGGACAGATGAGGATGTGA
- the kif1aa gene encoding kinesin-like protein KIF1A isoform X8 has protein sequence MAGASVKVAVRVRPFNSREIEKDSKLIIQMSGNTTTIINPKQAKDNKSFNFDYSYWSHTSPEDVNYASQKQVYKDIGEEMLLHAFEGYNVCIFAYGQTGAGKSYTMMGKQDVKDQQGIIPLLCEDLFTKINYNTDNSMSYSVEVSYMEIYCERVRDLLNPKNKGHLRVREHPLMGPYVEDLSKLAVTSYNDIQDLMDSGNKARTVAATNMNETSSRSHAVFNIIFTQKRHDTEMDNTTEKVSKISLVDLAGSERADSTGAKGTRLKEGANINKSLTTLGKVISALAEVDSGPNKNKKKKKAESFIPYRDSVLTWLLRENLGGNSRTAMVAALSPADINYDETLSTLRYADRAKQIRCNAVINEDPNNRLVRELKEEVSRLKELLLSQGLGDIIETYRASGADIEGLKLTNAMTGMSPSPSLSALSSRAGSIASLHDRIMFSPGSGEAIERLKETEKIIAELNETWEEKLRRTEAIRMEREALLAEMGVAMREDGGTVGVFSPKKTPHLVNLNEDPLMSECLLYYIKDGITRVGRLDASSRQDIVLSGHFIKDEHCTFTSSTGPMGETVVLEPCEGAETYVNGKRVTEPTVLKSGNRIILGKSHVFRFNHPVQARADREKNPCAETPVEPVDWAFAQRELLEKQGIDMKQEMEQRLQELEDQYRKEREEASNLLEQQRLDYESKLEALRKQVDRYNPEGPEEEEEPEEEVQWTERERELAVWSFRKWRCYQFTSLRDLLWGNAIFLKEANAISVELKKKVQFQFVLLTDTLYSPLPPDLLPAEATKDREKRQFPRTIVAVEVQDQKNGATHYWTLEKLRQRLDLMREMYDRAADVPNSTVEECENVMTGGDPFYDRFPWFRLVGRNPIFNTCMSERMSDPTPSPTLSTSEITELADSQREGRGEEEELEDLDDLDDDIFLDDPSSELGVEDDDDDDDDDDDDERELCRGSSEGLDPFYDRSPLFSVVGRAFVYLSNLLYPVPLVHRVAIVSEKGEVKGFLRVAVQAISGSLCFPPADEEAPDYGSGVRQSGTAKISFEDQQYEKFQSESCSVGLSRTGISQEELRIVEGEGQNAEMGPSADEVNNNTCAAGSDEVENPLKAGLDGALDTTLEHLRIGNIFTFRVTVLQASSISAEYADIFCQFNFIHRHDEAFSTEPLKNTGRGPPLGFYHVQNIAVEVTRSFVDYIKTQPIVFEVFGHYQKQPFLPLCKDVMSPLRPCRRQFPRVMPLSKPVPATKLTAMTRPQAGPRHCKYDLMVFFEICELEANGDYIPAVVDHRGGMPCHGTFLLHQGLQRRITVTIVHESGNDIEWKEVRELVVGRLRNTPESDETIIDPNILSLNILSVGYVRPLHDDRQFLDSDMPRTFFRFEAAWDSSMHNSLLLNRVTPYGEKIYMTLSAYLEMENCTQPAVITKDICMVFYSRDTKLSASRSIRNLFGTGSLRAADGNRVTGVYEVSLCHQADAGSPGMQRRRRRVLDTSVAYVRGEENLAGWRPRSDSLILDHQWELEKLSLLQDVEKTKHYLLLREKLESTLLMGQETLQSCVTDELNESPQPAEMDPEVSCTEITTERQRELAAKCLRLLTHSFNREYSHVCVSASESKISEMSITTLRESTSISALNTITPSSTCPSLVEGCYSNAELRPPVPRSRVVSPGPDAPQDVEAKKSINGASETKPQIRKFVPDIQEIRVSPIVSKKGYLHFLEPHTNGWVKRYVVVRRPYVYIYNTERDAVERAILNLSSAQVEYSEDQQAMLKTPNTFAVCTEHRGILLQATNDKDMHDWLYAFNPLLAGTIRSKLSRRRAGQMRM, from the exons ATGGCAGGGGCCTCTGTGAAGGTGGCGGTGCGGGTCCGCCCCTTCAATTCTAGGGAGATTGAGAAAGATAGCAAATTGATCATTCAGATGTCTGGAAACACCACTA CCATCATCAACCCCAAGCAGGCCAAAGACAACAAGAGCTTCAACTTTGATTACTCCTACTGGTCTCACACTTCG CCCGAAGATGTCAATTATGCATCTCAGAAGCAAGTGTACAAAGACATCGGAGAGGAAATGTTGCTTCATGCCTTTGAAGGCTACAACGTCTGCATCTTTGCATATGGTCAGACGGGTGCTGGCAAGTCCTACACCATGATGGGGAAACAGGATGTGAAGGATCAGCAAGGAATTATTCCCCTG CTATGTGAAGACCTTTTTACAAAGATCAATTATAATACAGACAACAGCATGTCCTATTCTGTAGAG GTAAGCTACATGGAAATCTACTGTGAGCGTGTGCGGGACTTgctgaacccaaaaaacaaagggCACCTGCGTGTGCGAGAGCATCCTCTAATGGGACCTTATGTGGAGGACCTGTCCAAGCTGGCTGTCACCTCCTACAATGACATCCAGGACCTGATGGATTCTGGCAACAAGGCTAG GACTGTGGCTGCCACCAACATGAATGAGACAAGCAGTCGCTCGCACGCCGTCTTCAACATCATATTCACCCAGAAACGCCACGACACAGAGATGGATAACACCACCGAGAAG GTCAGTAAAATCAGTTTGGTGGATTTGGCTGGCAGTGAGAGGGCCGATTCTACCGGAGCCAAAGGGACCAGGCTAAAG GAAGGAGCAAATATCAACAAATCTCTAACCACGCTGGGGAAAGTCATCTCTGCTTTGGCAGAAGTG GACTCTGGGCCGAATAAG aataaaaagaagaaaaaggcagAAAGCTTCATTCCATACCGAGATTCAGTTTTGACTTGGCTACTGAGAGAAAATTTGG GGGGAAATTCTCGAACTGCGATGGTTGCTGCTCTGAGTCCAGCTGATATCAACTACGATGAGACCCTCAGCACGCTCAG GTATGCTGACCGTGCCAAACAGATTCGCTGTAACGCTGTCATCAACGAGGATCCCAACAACCGATTGGTGCGTGAGCTGAAAGAGGAGGTGTCTCGCCTGAAAGAGCTCCTCCTTTCTCAGGGCCTGGGTGACATCATTGAGA CATATCGAGCGTCTGGTGCTGATATCGAGGGtttgaaat TGACCAATGCCATGACGGGGATGAGcccctctccatctctctcagCCTTGTCCAGTCGGGCCGGATCTATTGCCAGTCTGCACGATCGCATCATGTTCAGCCCAGGCAGCGGGGAGGCCATCGAGAGGCTGAAG gaaacagagaaaatcatCGCTGAGCTCAATGAGACCTGGGAAGAGAAACTTCGCAGAACAGAAGCCATTAGAATGGAAAG AGAGGCCCTGCTGGCCGAAATGGGTGTAGCAATGCGAGAAGATGGCGGAACAGTTGGTGTGTTCTCTCCAAAGAAG ACGCCTCATTTGGTGAACCTCAACGAGGACCCTCTGATGTCTGAGTGCCTGCTGTACTACATCAAAGACGGGATCACCAG GGTCGGTCGTTTAGATGCCAGCAGTCGTCAGGATATAGTCCTCAGTGGTCACTTCATAAAAGACGAGCACTGCACCTTCACTAGTTCTACTGGCCCAATGGGAGAAA CAGTTGTCCTTGAGCCTTGTGAAGGAGCTGAGACATACGTTAATGGAAAGAGGGTGACAGAACCCACTGTTCTGAAATCAG GAAATCGCATCATCCTGGGGAAGAGCCACGTCTTCCGGTTTAACCACCCTGTACAGGCCCGGGCTGACAGGGAGAAGAACCCATGTGCCGAAACCCCTGTTGAGCCGGTGGACTGGGCCTTCGCTCAGAGGGAGCTGTTGGAGAAACAGGGCATTGACATGAAGCAAGAAATGGAACAGAG gCTGCAGGAGCTGGAAGATCAGTATCgcaaagaaagagaagaggcCAGCAACCTTCTAGAGCAGCAAAGACTG GATTATGAAAGCAAGCTGGAGGCTCTTCGGAAGCAAGTGGACCGTTATAACCCAGAAGGCcctgaagaagaggaggaaccgGAAGAAGAAG TGCAGTGGAcggagagggaaagagagctGGCTGTGTGGAGTTTCCGTAAATGGCGATGCTACCAGTTCACCTCGCTGCGTGATCTCTTATGGGGAAACGCCATCTTCCTGAAGGAGGCTAATGCGATCAGTGTCGAACTTAAGAAGAAG GTGCAGTTCCAGTTCGTGTTGCTGACAGACACTCTTTACTCCCCCCTGCCTCCTGACCTGTTGCCCGCAGAGGCAACTAAAGACAGAGAGAAGCGACAATTCCCACGTACTATCGTGGCGGTGGAGGTGCAAGATCAGAAGAATGGAGCAACTCACTATTGGACATTAGAAAAACTCAG GCAGAGGCTAGATCTGATGAGAGAAATGTATGATCGTGCTGCTGATGTGCCCAACAGTACTGTGGAGGAATGTGAAAATGTGATGACGGGAGGTGACCCCTTTTACGATCGCTTCCCCTGGTTCCGCCTGGTTGGCAG AAATCCCATTTTCAACACATGCATGAGCGAGCGCATGAGTGACCCCACCCCATCCCCGACCCTTTCCACCTCTGAAATTACTGAGCTGGCTGACTCGCAGCGGGAGGGTCgcggggaggaggaggagttggaggaTTTGGACGACCTGGACGATGATATCTTTTTGGACGACCCGAGCTCCGAGCTCGGGGtagaggatgatgatgatgatgatgatgatgatgatgatgatgagagagAGCTCTGCCGAGGCTCCAGCGAAGGCCTGGATCCCTTTTACGACCGCTCACCATTATTCAGTGTAGTGGGAAG GGCTTTTGTTTATCTGAGTAATCTGCTGTACCCTGTTCCTCTCGTCCATCGCGTGGCCATTGTCAGTGAGAAGGGAGAGGTAAAGGGCTTCCTTAGGGTGGCAGTACAGGCCATATCAG GTTCTCTGTGTTTCCCTCCAGCTGATGAGGAGGCTCCCGACTACGGCTCGGGAGTGAGGCAGTCGGGCACTGCCAAAATCTCCTTTGAGGATCAGCAGTATGAAAAG TTCCAGTCAGAGTCCTGCTCTGTAGGACTGTCCCGCACTGGGATTTCTCAGGAGGAGCTTCGGATCGTGGAGGGAGAAGGGCAGAACGCAGAAATGGGGCCGTCAGCTGACGAAGTCAACAACAACACATGTGCGG CTGGATCAGATGAGGTGGAGAATCCACTGAAGGCTGGTCTGGATGGAGCACTCGATACGACTCTGGAACATCTCAGGATCGGTAATATTTTTACCTTCAGAGTGACTGTCCTGCAGGCCTCCAGCATCTCTGCGGAATATGCCGACATCTTCTGCCAGTTCAA CTTCATCCACCGCCATGATGAGGCCTTCTCCACTGAACCCCTAAAAAACACAGGCCGCGGCCCTCCTCTCGGTTTCTACCATGTGCAGAAC attGCTGTTGAGGTTACTAGATCATTCGTGGACTACATCAAGACTCAGCCAATTGTGTTTGAAGTCTTTGGCCACTACCAGAAGCagccttttcttcctctttgtaaAGATGTCATGAG TCCACTACGCCCCTGCAGGAGACAGTTTCCACGAGTGATGCCTCTCTCCAAACCAG TACCTGCCACCAAACTGACGGCCATGACCCGTCCACAGGCAGGACCCCGTCACTGTAAATATGACCTCATGGTTTTCTTCGAGATCTGCGAGCTGGAGGCGAACGGGGA CTACATCCCTGCAGTAGTGGACCACAGAGGAGGAATGCCCTGCCATGGCACATTTCTTCTGCACCAG GGCCTCCAGAGGAGAATCACTGTTACTATTGTACATGAATCTGGAAATGACATAGAATGGAAGGAAGTCCGTGAGCTTGTTGTGG GACGTCTGCGCAACACGCCCGAATCTGATGAGACCATCATTGATCCTAATATTCTGTCTCTCAACATTTTATCTGTTGGATATGTCAGGCCCCTGCACGATGACAG ACAGTTTCTTGATTCGGACATGCCTAG AACTTTCTTCCGGTTTGAGGCTGCTTGGGATAGCTCAATGCACAACTCCCTGCTCCTAAACCGAGTCACTCCATACGGGGAGAAGATCTATATGACCCTCTCAGCCTACTTGGAG ATGGAGAACTGCACGCAGCCTGCAGTTATTACCAAAGATATCTGCATGGTATTTTACTCTCGGGACACAAAGCTCTCAGCTTCCCGATCAATCCGTAACCTTTTCGGTACTGGTAGCCTAAGAGCTGCAGATGG AAACCGTGTAACTGGAGTTTATGAGGTCAGCCTGTGTCACCAGGCAGATGCAGGAAGCCCTG GAATGCAAAGGAGACGCAGGCGGGTGCTGGACACCTCTGTGGCCTACGTCCGTGGGGAAGAGAACCTGGCTGGATGGAGGCCACGTAGTGACAGCCTCATTCTGGACCACCAGTGGGAGCTGGAGAAACTCAGCCTCCTCCAAGAT gtggagaaaaccaaacattaccTCCTTCTGAGGGAGAAACTAGAGTCCACGCTGCTCATGGGCCAGGAGACTCTTCAATCCTGTGTCACCGATGAGCTGAATGAGTCTCCTCAGCCCGCTGAGATGGACCCGGAGGTCAGCTGCACTGAAATCACCACTGAGAGGCAGAGGGAGCTCGCTGCTAAG TGTTTGCGGCTGCTCACTCACTCCTTCAACAGAGAATACAgccatgtgtgtgtgagcgccAGTGAAAGCAAG ATCTCTGAGATGTCCATCACAACGTTAAGAGAGTCCACTTCAATCTCTGCTCTTAACACAATCACCCCCTCCTCTACATGCCCTTCACTGGTTGAGGGCTGCTACAGCAATGCTGAACTCAG ACCCCCTGTCCCTCGCTCTCGTGTGGTTAGTCCCGGTCCTGATGCACCACAGGACGTAGAGGCCAAGAAGTCCATCAACGGAGCCTCTGAAACTAAACCTCAGATCCGGAAGTTTGTCCCAGATATCCAGGAGATTCGAGTCAG TCCCATCGTGTCGAAGAAGGGTTACTTGCATTTCCTGGAGCCACACACCAATGGATGGGTGAAGCGCTATGTTGTCGTGCGGCGGCCGTACGTCTACATCTACAACACGGAAAGAGACGCAGTGGAGCGAGCTATTCTCAACCTCTCCTCTGCCCAGGTGGAGTACAGCGAGGACCAGCAGGCAATGCTGAAG ACCCCAAACACATTTGCTGTGTGCACAGAACATCGTGGAATATTGCTTCAAGCCACAAATGACAAAGACATGCATGACTGGCTGTATGCTTTTAACCCGCTCCTTGCTGGAACTATCAG GTCAAAGTTGTCGAGAAGACGAGCCGGACAGATGAGGATGTGA